Proteins encoded together in one Desulfobaccales bacterium window:
- a CDS encoding GAF domain-containing protein, with protein sequence MMAFKERMYLRSFQEISKILSSTLAVDEVLDHIVRQITEVMNLKGATIRLVNPKTNRLELAAAHGLSERYLSKGPVDVDKSVTEALSGRPVAIYDAFTDPRMQYPAEAKEEGIATLVAVPMVSKGKVIGVMRLVTAEPREFTMEEVDFACAVAELGAQAISNAKMYEARTRELNFLKGLLEVSKAVNSALDVKKVLNLLVKTVTTALDIKGAGVRLLDETRQQMQLVASYGLSDRYITKGPVGTDKSITDAMMGKAVSIYDLHDDPRATYVKESVEEGIKSILSVPINLKGTVIGVMRIYTSEPQDFSDDEITFISSLAEQAALAMENARLYQKLKGEYEELMGDLYRFTGFTRF encoded by the coding sequence ATGATGGCGTTTAAAGAACGGATGTATCTCCGGAGTTTTCAGGAGATCAGCAAGATCCTGAGCTCCACCCTGGCAGTGGACGAGGTGTTGGATCACATCGTGCGGCAGATCACTGAAGTCATGAATTTAAAAGGAGCTACGATCCGCCTGGTCAACCCCAAGACTAACCGGTTGGAGCTGGCCGCAGCTCATGGGTTGAGCGAGCGTTACCTCAGCAAGGGGCCTGTGGACGTGGACAAGAGTGTCACCGAGGCCTTAAGTGGCCGGCCGGTGGCCATTTATGACGCATTCACTGATCCTCGGATGCAGTATCCCGCGGAGGCCAAGGAAGAAGGGATCGCCACCCTGGTGGCCGTCCCCATGGTGTCCAAAGGCAAGGTTATCGGCGTCATGCGCCTGGTGACCGCGGAACCCCGGGAGTTCACCATGGAGGAAGTGGATTTTGCCTGCGCCGTGGCGGAACTTGGGGCCCAGGCTATCAGCAACGCCAAGATGTATGAAGCCCGCACCCGGGAACTTAACTTCCTCAAGGGCCTCCTTGAGGTCTCCAAGGCGGTCAACTCAGCCCTGGACGTGAAAAAGGTCCTCAATCTCCTGGTGAAAACGGTCACCACGGCCCTGGACATCAAAGGCGCCGGGGTGCGCCTGCTGGATGAAACCCGGCAGCAGATGCAACTGGTGGCCTCATACGGCCTGAGTGACCGCTACATCACCAAAGGGCCGGTGGGCACCGATAAATCCATCACGGACGCCATGATGGGCAAGGCGGTCTCCATTTACGATTTGCACGACGACCCCCGGGCTACCTACGTCAAGGAATCGGTGGAGGAAGGCATCAAATCCATCCTTTCGGTACCCATCAACCTCAAAGGCACCGTCATCGGGGTCATGCGTATCTATACCAGCGAACCCCAAGATTTCAGCGATGATGAAATTACCTTCATCTCCTCCCTGGCGGAGCAGGCGGCCCTGGCCATGGAAAACGCCCGCCTCTACCAGAAACTCAAGGGCGAATACGAGGAGTTGATGGGCGATCTTTACCGCTTCACGGGCTTTACCCGGTTTTAG
- a CDS encoding arsenosugar biosynthesis-associated peroxidase-like protein, whose amino-acid sequence MSHYYEENDLERFGEIGKYRPELYDIFMNYYQGVMSAGALTTREKALIALAVAHAVQCPYCIDAYTRGSLEAGSNMEEMTEAIHVAAAIRGGATLIHGIQAHNAAAKITL is encoded by the coding sequence ATGTCTCACTACTACGAAGAAAATGACCTGGAGAGGTTTGGCGAGATCGGCAAATATCGCCCCGAGCTCTATGATATCTTCATGAACTACTACCAGGGGGTCATGAGCGCCGGGGCACTGACAACCAGGGAAAAGGCCCTCATTGCCCTGGCGGTGGCCCACGCGGTCCAATGCCCCTACTGCATCGACGCCTACACCCGGGGGTCCCTGGAAGCCGGCTCCAATATGGAGGAGATGACCGAAGCCATCCACGTGGCCGCAGCCATCAGGGGGGGCGCCACCCTGATCCACGGCATCCAGGCCCACAATGCCGCCGCCAAAATCACTTTGTAA